ATAACTAATAATGACTATTGACTAACGACCACTGACCAAACAAAAACACCCTTCTACGCTCTAACTTCACCGGCTCAGTTCTAATTTTCCAGTTTTATTTTTGTATTATTTGGTGACTTGACATCTTTTTCACCAACTGCAGAATAGCAATATGCGATCTTTTATTGTCTATCTTATTTTGGCGTGCGTGTGTGCCTTTGCCTCGGATTCAATGTTTGGCAATTCTTCGTCTAAGAGTTTTGTCCTTGGCGAAGGAACGTCTACGCGTGGCGCTGCGTCGCTTACGCCGATGTATGCCGAAATGCCGGTCGATTCTAATTACGTGCTTGGTCCTGGCGATTTTTTGGACTTGATGCTTGAAGACAAGTATCTCTCTATCCAGGTGTACCCGGACGGGTATATTGCCGTGGAGGAATGCGGTGCCGTGCATGTTGGCGGAAAGACTTTTGGCGAGGCGCAGAAGCTTATTCTTGACATGGTGTCAAAGCGCTACAAGCGCGAGTACTGCTTTGTTCAGCTTGCGGCTTTGAAGAAGTTCCGCGTAAATGCGATGGGTGCTATTGGACTTGTCGGGCAGCATATCGTGGATCCGCAGACGAGGCTTAGCTTGTTCATCCGTTCCATCGGGAACCCGCTCCCAAATGCGAATACGGAAGATGTGCAGGTGATTCGTGGCAAGGACACGATACATGTGAACTATACTGCGATGACGACTAATGGCGACTTCAGTAATGACGTGATGCTGGAACAGGGCGACAAGGTCTTTGTGCCGTTTATCCCGATGGGTGATAACGTGACCTTGATGTTCCCCGGGTTTAGGACTAGCGTCGCCTACCGTGCAGATAGGACACTTCAGGAATATTTTGACCTCGCTGGCGCTAACCGCATGCACAATTATGGCTACAAGTCGGTGTGTGTGCGAGAGCCGGGCAAGGATCCTCGCTGGATTACGCTTGCCGAGATGAGGACGACGACGGTAGAACCGAATACGGAAATTGAGTTTTTCGTGAAGGAGCTCTTTGTCTATATCGGAGGGGCCTTGAACTATATCGGGCGCTACAGTTACAACCCGACATGGCATGCGCTTGACTATATCGCCTCGGGCGGTATAAACACTAATACAGGCAACTGGGGACAGGTCAAGGTCTGGCGTGGCGACAAGCCTAAGGCTATCACGATTAACGTTGCGACAGACCCGATTTTGCCAGGCGACTATATCGAAATCCCGAAGAGCCATTACGAATCGTTCAAGGACTTTACCTTGTTCTTGGCGTCCCTCTTGAGCGTGATTTCGACAGTCTTCATCATTTACACCAGCAATAAGTAGTTTATGGAAAAGCAAGAGTCTATCGGTTTTGTTGAAATCTGCTTGCGGATTCTGAATAACGACTTGAAGCATTTCAAGTTTGTCGTGGCGATGGTCCTTATCCCGACGATTGTCGCCTTTGTGATGGTCATGTGGGTTGTGAAGCCGAAGTATGCGGCTGCGGCGATCGTGACGCCACCTGCGTCGACGCAACCCATGACAGGGGCCCTCGCCGGGCTCATGGGCGGCTCGGGCATGAGTTCGCTTCTCGGGATATCCATGGACAACGAGGATGTGAATGCCGTATGGACAATTTTCAATTCCTGGGAATTGCATGACCAGGCGATTGCGAAGTTTGACCTCGCGAAGCACTACAAGTTCAAGGGAAAGTTCCATGCCGACTTGCTGAAGGAGTTCCGCAAGAATTTTGGCCTCGAATTGAACAAGGAAGACATGCTTTCCATCTATTTCAAGGACACGGATGCAAAGCTTGCTGTCGATGTCGTAAATTTTATGCTCACGAAGGCGGATTCGGCGTTCAATGCGTTCAAGACGAAGCAGGCCCGCCAGTCCAGGGAGTATTTCCAGTCAAGGCTTGATTCTTGCGAACATGCGCTGGATTCCCTGCTCAAGGACTTTGTCGATTTCCAGGTGAAGAACAACGTGTATGAACCGAATGTGCAGATCGAGGCGACCATCAAGTACTTGAGCGAGTTGCAGGCCGTGCGTGAAGAAGTGGGCATGGAGATGAACTTCGAGAAGCTCGACCGCGGCGAGAACAGCAAGCGCTACCAGGAACTTGTAAAGCGCATGAAGGGGATGAATTCCGCTCTCGGCGGGACGCTCAAGGGCAAGCACCGCAATATCGGCATCATGGAGCTCCAGAAGGCTCCGGGACTTTATGCGGAATACATGAGGCGCGAAGCGGAAATCCGCATCCAGGAAACGATGTACAAGGTGTTGCGCCAGCAGAGCGAGCAGATGCGCCTCGAAGAAGCGAAAATGCTCACGAACCTCCATGTGCTTGAACCGCCTTGGGAAAATGACAAGAAGATTTCCCCGAAACGCGGTCTGATCCTTGCGTTTACTGTGTTCTTCTCGTTCTTCTTGGCGACGCTTCTCAGCAACTTTGTGGAGTACATGCGTTCGGAAAGCCGCACGAATGGCAAGACGGCCTCCGAGTGGGATTTCTTTGTCAAGAAAGTCTGCTTCTGGCATAAGTAGTTTTTGGAGCGTCTGGGCATGATGGAGATGCTGTTTGCTCATCCCGAGTCAAGCGTGATGTTTGCGCTTGCCATCGTCGCCTTGGTGCTTGTCTCCATTTTAAAGGAAGATTTTTTCCGCCCGTCGACTCTGTACTTCTTGGTGCAGATGGTGATGCTTGGTGTCTCGTATTTGCAGTTCTTGCCGATGATGTCGGACTTTAACTATTCGACGTGGCTTGTTTGGGGCGGCGGCATGTTCTGCTTTTTGGTCGGTTGCTATGTGACGGACTTTGCCTGGAAATCGGCAGGCGGGCTTCCGCTACAGAATCGGCTTTCGGTACATGGCGAGTACAACTGGGTCTGCCATTTCTTTTTCAGTTTCTCGGCGTTTGCGTATTTCTTTGTGGGCGTGCTCGGCGTGATTTCGGTGACCGGGAACCTTGTGCTCTTGACGGACAATCCGTCGCAATGGCTTACGGGTAAGGATAACGATGTGCTCAAGTACGCCGACTTCTTTACCTCGGGTGCGATGGTGGTCGGGCTTTTTGCTGTGGCGTCGTTCAAGTCGATGAACCCGGTGCGATGGGTGCGCTACGCGTCGCGTTTTATGGTGCTGTTTACGATTCTCCTTTCGTTTGCGACGTACCCGAGCCGCGGTATCAACATGCTTTGCCTTGGCATGTTCATGATTTTGTTCAACTACTTGCGCGGACGTTTTTCGTGGCGTTCGCTTGCGGTGGTGACGGTGTTTGTTGTCATCTTTTTTGTGGGGGTCGCAGCCCTCAAGGGACAGTACGGCAACTCGGATGTGACCGATAGCAAGATTGCAAAGGAAGTGGCGCTGCTACCGTACAAGTACGTGGCGAACAACTACTGGAATCTGGATTACGCGTTCAACCGCTATAGCGATATCCCGGAGCACGACTGGACGTATGGCATTGATGCGTTCTTTGGCGTGACGCACTTGTTACATATTGGAGACGGACTCCAGGCGAACTTTGGCTGGGATACGCCGTATAACGAGAGTGTGGTGAAGTACACGGGCCTCAACACGATTCCGTACCTGTGGGATGCGTACAAGGACTTTGGACTTCCGGGGATATTCCTTTTGCCGTTTTTCTTTGGCATGCTCTTTACGTATTGCTACCACAAGACGGCGGTGGCGAAAAGCCCGCTTACACTATTGCTCACGGCGACATTCATGATGTGGATTATTCTGTGGAATTTCACGACCGGTTACAAGCAAAGTATGTACTGGGTGTGGATGTCGTTTTTCTTCTTTGTCTGTACCGTCAGTAGCGGCAAGCGCTCAATTTTACCAGCGGACCCTGAAGTCGTGGGGAATGATGGGGCTGATGCGAAATGTGAAGTCGCGGCAGGCAGAACCTAGAGCGTAGAATTTATGGGTTATATCACCGATGTATTGATAAATATTTTGTTAGAACTGTTGTCTATATTGCTCAATTGGCGACATCTTCTGATATTATTGTTTATCGTTGCTTTGGGCTTCTGTATTTATAAGTTTCTGGTGCCGCTGTTTGGCTAGGTGTTTGGACGCTTGCTTTGCCTGTAAACTTAGTTGTGTAAAAGCCTTGGGCTATTAGCTAATGGCTAAAACTTCAATCTGCGTTTTTGCACAAAATACCCAAATAAAATTGCGGTAATCACGAAATCGCCGGTGAGGGCGAAAAGCGGAATCATGGCGTTTTCGAGGTAAATCCCTGCAAACCCGCAGGCGATGACGTTCGAGGCTCCGCCGATGCTTACCATGACGGCGTAGGCGCGTGTAGCGTGCTCCTTGAGGAGTGTCGAGATGAGCGTGGTGCGTGCGGCCTGGAAAATGAGCGAGAACGAAAGTATCTGTAAAATGCTAGCGCTTGTCTGTAACGTGGCGTCGGTCCAGGGGGCGGCAAAGAAGAGAATTTTGAGAATCCATGTGGGGAATAGCCACAGGGGCGATGAGCAAATCGCAATGAACAGTGTGAATATCGCGATGTCCTTGAGGTGGAGGTTCTTGTCGTGCGTGGAGTGGAGCGTGATGAGGTTCGACGAGATGAAGTGCACCATGATGCCTGAGCAGAGCACGAGAATCTTGTGCCCGAAGTTGTAGCAGCCGAGGAATTCGGCGCTGGCGAACTTGTCGGCGACATAAAGCCCGATGGGGAGGTAGGCGAATGCGGCAAAGCTCGAGATGGCATACGGAATGCCCGCCTTGACCATGAGCGCGATAAAGCGGAACGTGCGGCGCGTGATTTTTAGGAGGTGCGCGTGGAACGCCTGCGTGACGCCATAGAAAAATGCAGGGAGGGCGGCAAGCACCATTGCAAGGGCGATGAGCTCTATGCGTTCAATCTTGAAGTAGAGAAGTGCTGCTCCCATGACGGCGGAATACGAAATCGTGTGCAATAGCTTCGAGACGAAGAGGCGTTTCCAGAATTTCCCGCAGATGAAGTACCAGTCGAAAAATGCGTGCTGGAAGATGAGCCCGAACGTGAAAATGAGTTCGCCGTAGAAAATGGGGTGGTTGAAGCGGAACGTGAACGCGAAAGCGACCATGAGGAGTGCGGCAACCACGGCGGAGAAAAGCCTAAGCTGGAGGATGCTCCTGAAAAGCGTCCCTTTTGTGGCGCGGCTTCCGAAAAAGGCGAGGATGAGGGTCGTCATGCCGAAGTCTGCGATGGCGCAGAAGATGGAATAGTCGGTCTGGAGCAGCCCGAAATGCCCGTAAGAGGCGGTTCCAAGGTTACGCGCAATAAAATTCTGGACAAAAAATGAAATTCCTTGGATAAGGAGGTTTACAAATGCGATGAAAACACCGATTCTTATATTGCGGAACGCTTGAAACATGGAGGTAAAGATAAAAAAGAGTTTAGTTATTGGTTATTGGTCAATAGTCATTGGTTGTAGGTCGATTAGTACTAAAGACTAACAACTACTGACTAAGAACTATTGACTAATCACTAAAAACTGTTTACTATATTTCGAGTCATGGGTAAATTGCAAGGTCAAAGTTCTTTCTTCGTTCCGGGTCCGCCGGCAAAGCCGGGTGAGGCCCACAGGCCGCTGGTCGAGTTCTTGCTTCGCGAAGTTCGCGGGGAATCTGTGCTCGATCTTGGTGGTGGCGAAGGTGCCTATTCGCTTGAGGTGAAGAAGGCTGGCTTTGACACGACTGTTGCTGATATCAACGAGAAGTCGCTTGCAGTTGCCGAAAAGAACGGACTCAAGACTAAATTGCTTGAACCGGGTGAACCGCTTGGCGAGAATCTTGCCGATACGGTCATGATGATTGAAGTTTTGGAACATGTGCCAAATCCGGTGGACTTCTTGAAGTCTGCTATCGGGGCGGCAAAGAAGCGTGTGGTGTTTTCGCTCCCGTGTACGAACGATTTTAACACTTTGTTCGAAAGCGGGCTCACGTATGCGCATATTGCGGTATCCGACCACTTGTGGCACTTTTCGTACGACGAGATGAAGCAGATGCTTGATTCCCTCGGCGTGGAGTATCGCCTTGCTATGGGCGACTACTTGTTCCCGGGGGCTGGTATCAGGCTCTTGCGCGACTGTTTTAGGGGGCCTTTGGGCCTTTTGATGCTCCCGTTTCGCGTACTGAACAAGCTCGGTCTGATTCCAAAGCGTTACCCGTCCCGTTTTTACGGGGTCATCGAAAAAAGGTGATTCGTTTTTAGGCAATTTTTTGTATCTTTGGTCTTGAAATCGCGAGAGTGGCGGAATTGGCAGACGCGCCAGACTTAGGATCTGGTACTTCGGTGTGTGGGTTCGACTCCCACCCCTCGCAGTTCTTTTTTTATCACCTTTTTAACAACCGTATACCGGAGTATATATGTCCGCTGAAATCAAAGAAACAAGCGCAACCGTGCGCACCCTTGAAATTACAATCCCGCAGGGTGATCTCAAGGTTCCGTTCGAAAAGAAGCTTTCTCAGTACAAGAAGCAGGTCGCCTTGAAGGGCTTCCGCCAGGGTCAAGTGCCGAAGTCCATGATCTTGAAGCAGTTCGGACCGTCCATCCGTCACGAAGCTGTCGATGAAGTCGTGAACGCAATCGTTCAGGAAGAACTCAAGAAGGCGAACATCATCCCGGTTGGCAAGATGCTCGTGAAGGATTTCAACGACGACGAAAAGAGCGACATCACACTTAAGGTCGAAGTCGAAATTGATCCGGAAATCGATATCAAGGGTTACGCTGACACGGGCATCACCGTTCCGGCTACCGCCGTCCACGAAGAAGAAGTCCAGGCCGAATTCGACCGCCTCATGCAGATGTGGAGCAAGGACGAACACGTTGACCGTGAAGCCAAGAAGGGTGACGTTGTCGTTGGCGACTATATCGAAGTTGTTATCGACGGTGAAAAGCAGGAACTTCCGGAAAACAAGGAATTCCGTTCTCT
This is a stretch of genomic DNA from Fibrobacter sp. UBA4297. It encodes these proteins:
- a CDS encoding O-antigen polymerase, with protein sequence MMEMLFAHPESSVMFALAIVALVLVSILKEDFFRPSTLYFLVQMVMLGVSYLQFLPMMSDFNYSTWLVWGGGMFCFLVGCYVTDFAWKSAGGLPLQNRLSVHGEYNWVCHFFFSFSAFAYFFVGVLGVISVTGNLVLLTDNPSQWLTGKDNDVLKYADFFTSGAMVVGLFAVASFKSMNPVRWVRYASRFMVLFTILLSFATYPSRGINMLCLGMFMILFNYLRGRFSWRSLAVVTVFVVIFFVGVAALKGQYGNSDVTDSKIAKEVALLPYKYVANNYWNLDYAFNRYSDIPEHDWTYGIDAFFGVTHLLHIGDGLQANFGWDTPYNESVVKYTGLNTIPYLWDAYKDFGLPGIFLLPFFFGMLFTYCYHKTAVAKSPLTLLLTATFMMWIILWNFTTGYKQSMYWVWMSFFFFVCTVSSGKRSILPADPEVVGNDGADAKCEVAAGRT
- a CDS encoding oligosaccharide flippase family protein, which translates into the protein MFQAFRNIRIGVFIAFVNLLIQGISFFVQNFIARNLGTASYGHFGLLQTDYSIFCAIADFGMTTLILAFFGSRATKGTLFRSILQLRLFSAVVAALLMVAFAFTFRFNHPIFYGELIFTFGLIFQHAFFDWYFICGKFWKRLFVSKLLHTISYSAVMGAALLYFKIERIELIALAMVLAALPAFFYGVTQAFHAHLLKITRRTFRFIALMVKAGIPYAISSFAAFAYLPIGLYVADKFASAEFLGCYNFGHKILVLCSGIMVHFISSNLITLHSTHDKNLHLKDIAIFTLFIAICSSPLWLFPTWILKILFFAAPWTDATLQTSASILQILSFSLIFQAARTTLISTLLKEHATRAYAVMVSIGGASNVIACGFAGIYLENAMIPLFALTGDFVITAILFGYFVQKRRLKF
- a CDS encoding polysaccharide biosynthesis/export family protein; translation: MRSFIVYLILACVCAFASDSMFGNSSSKSFVLGEGTSTRGAASLTPMYAEMPVDSNYVLGPGDFLDLMLEDKYLSIQVYPDGYIAVEECGAVHVGGKTFGEAQKLILDMVSKRYKREYCFVQLAALKKFRVNAMGAIGLVGQHIVDPQTRLSLFIRSIGNPLPNANTEDVQVIRGKDTIHVNYTAMTTNGDFSNDVMLEQGDKVFVPFIPMGDNVTLMFPGFRTSVAYRADRTLQEYFDLAGANRMHNYGYKSVCVREPGKDPRWITLAEMRTTTVEPNTEIEFFVKELFVYIGGALNYIGRYSYNPTWHALDYIASGGINTNTGNWGQVKVWRGDKPKAITINVATDPILPGDYIEIPKSHYESFKDFTLFLASLLSVISTVFIIYTSNK
- a CDS encoding class I SAM-dependent methyltransferase is translated as MGKLQGQSSFFVPGPPAKPGEAHRPLVEFLLREVRGESVLDLGGGEGAYSLEVKKAGFDTTVADINEKSLAVAEKNGLKTKLLEPGEPLGENLADTVMMIEVLEHVPNPVDFLKSAIGAAKKRVVFSLPCTNDFNTLFESGLTYAHIAVSDHLWHFSYDEMKQMLDSLGVEYRLAMGDYLFPGAGIRLLRDCFRGPLGLLMLPFRVLNKLGLIPKRYPSRFYGVIEKR
- a CDS encoding GumC family protein, whose protein sequence is MEKQESIGFVEICLRILNNDLKHFKFVVAMVLIPTIVAFVMVMWVVKPKYAAAAIVTPPASTQPMTGALAGLMGGSGMSSLLGISMDNEDVNAVWTIFNSWELHDQAIAKFDLAKHYKFKGKFHADLLKEFRKNFGLELNKEDMLSIYFKDTDAKLAVDVVNFMLTKADSAFNAFKTKQARQSREYFQSRLDSCEHALDSLLKDFVDFQVKNNVYEPNVQIEATIKYLSELQAVREEVGMEMNFEKLDRGENSKRYQELVKRMKGMNSALGGTLKGKHRNIGIMELQKAPGLYAEYMRREAEIRIQETMYKVLRQQSEQMRLEEAKMLTNLHVLEPPWENDKKISPKRGLILAFTVFFSFFLATLLSNFVEYMRSESRTNGKTASEWDFFVKKVCFWHK